From the Deltaproteobacteria bacterium genome, the window CAGGAGGACCGAAGAGCTCCTCACACAGATGGACTCCCAGGAAAAGCGGATAGTCGAGGCGATTCGGCGAGCCGAGAAGTTGACCCTCGAGCTGGAACATTCTGACATATCCGGTATGTACCGTGAAGTCTCCCGTCTGGGAAACCTGGGGCTCGACGCAGACGAAATAGCGAAGCGGGTGAAGCTGCCCAGGGGGGAGATCGACTTGATCCTGGGCCTGAAGAGATAGCAGAGCATGCCTTCCATCC encodes:
- a CDS encoding DUF2802 domain-containing protein, whose product is MILESTLGNHLILLLIMADLAVCAVVLFYLFGGRKRQGRSGDTGKLQETVSSLGVLLRESDRASKNLIDALHERNRRTEELLTQMDSQEKRIVEAIRRAEKLTLELEHSDISGMYREVSRLGNLGLDADEIAKRVKLPRGEIDLILGLKR